From the Perca flavescens isolate YP-PL-M2 chromosome 21, PFLA_1.0, whole genome shotgun sequence genome, one window contains:
- the arl4d gene encoding ADP-ribosylation factor-like protein 4D has translation MGNQLTDMAPNTSFLPNFQSLHVVVIGLDSAGKTSLLYRLKLKEFVKTIPTKGFNTEKIKVAVGPSRTINFQVWDVGGQEKLRPLWKSYTRRTDGLVFVVDSTELERMEEAKVELHKITRTSENQGVPVLILANKQDQDSALSVSEVEKLLSVHELSLYTLHHVQSCSAVDGQGLQPGLEKLYEMILKRKKMVKHNRNRKR, from the coding sequence ATGGGGAACCAGCTGACTGATATGGCTCCCAACACGTCGTTCCTGCCAAACTTCCAGTCTCTGCACGTGGTGGTGATCGGGCTTGACTCGGCCGGCAAAACCTCTCTGCTGTACAGGCTCAAACTGAAGGAGTTTGTAAAGACCATCCCCACCAAGGGCTTCAACACGGAGAAGATCAAGGTGGCTGTGGGGCCGTCTCGGACCATAAACTTCCAGGTGTGGGATGTGGGCGGCCAGGAGAAGCTGCGCCCACTGTGGAAGTCTTACACCCGGCGGACAGATGGGTTGGTGTTCGTGGTGGACTCCACTGAGCTGGAGCGGATGGAGGAGGCCAAAGTGGAGCTCCACAAGATCACCCGCACCTCAGAGAACCAGGGGGTCCCTGTGCTCATCCTGGCCAACAAGCAGGACCAGGATTCAGCCTTGTCTGTCAGCGAGGTGGAGAAGCTGCTTTCCGTCCATGAACTGAGCCTGTACACGCTGCATCACGTGCAAAGCTGCAGCGCCGTGGACGGTCAGGGACTCCAGCCAGGCCTGGAGAAACTTTATGAGATGATTctgaagaggaagaagatggTGAAGCACAACAGGAACAGAAAGAGGTGA